Proteins from a single region of Desulfobacter postgatei 2ac9:
- a CDS encoding DUF4160 domain-containing protein, which produces MPTISIFYGIIIQMFWQEHPPPHFHALYAEYEALINIHTLEVEKGFLPKRAMVLVLEWAIEHRAELMEAWNQCAQMQSPQKIEPLS; this is translated from the coding sequence ATGCCAACTATTAGTATTTTTTATGGGATTATTATTCAGATGTTTTGGCAAGAACACCCACCTCCACACTTTCATGCTTTGTATGCTGAGTATGAAGCTTTGATAAATATTCATACTTTGGAGGTTGAGAAAGGTTTTTTACCAAAACGTGCGATGGTTTTGGTTCTTGAATGGGCTATTGAACATCGTGCAGAATTAATGGAGGCATGGAATCAATGTGCGCAAATGCAATCACCGCAAAAAATCGAACCTCTTTCGTAG
- a CDS encoding DUF2442 domain-containing protein: MKVLPDYRLFVRFLDGVEGYVNMKQFLFSDRAGIFAKLRDLETFSRATLVYGAVTWPEELDLAPDAMYEQIKASGQWNLDG, translated from the coding sequence TTGAAAGTACTGCCTGATTATCGGCTTTTTGTCCGTTTCCTTGACGGAGTGGAAGGATACGTCAATATGAAACAATTTTTGTTTTCGGATCGTGCAGGTATTTTTGCTAAATTACGTGACCTTGAAACATTTTCCCGTGCAACTCTTGTATATGGTGCCGTCACTTGGCCAGAGGAGCTTGATCTTGCACCTGATGCCATGTATGAGCAGATAAAAGCCTCTGGACAATGGAATCTGGATGGATAG
- a CDS encoding DUF4214 domain-containing protein — MAVTREQVAQIYVATFNRAPLDAGLDYWAGSGFTIEQIATSFFDQPEAQAIYTDDGEPISSEEFVTRIFDNLFNREPAEAGLEYWSTALDEGTVSQAEMILAVANGATGVDAAILANKTKVGLYYADQGGEETTYYLIDIDETDESVEAAKDEIDHILDPDVEKSFTAGTDDITGGAGDDTFEAPIVQNPWAGGVSNSLSTADSLDGGAGTDSLYAELVPEYYGVTGDNTMDIQPHIQNVEDIQFESMDVLDGHTTITVDAKNITDVDHIGSAYSDGDLVIENLTTLTSDGVARNTDTITVTMDHTDNFNHDGDASDLKVLFDEDYLLSGQSVQSAAIYYLLDQDADMNNTDVDGDGTVDLLAYINTNGLRFTIDGGEELVLEFDQDLLTTADMSQRVLNHDDFVAALQGSLQALIASGDVPADTTLTVDYTTTRTTFLDDGSVSSLIPAIVLASQSTAGLESVGFLWVEDLSGDFNVYGRLDDEEGVDENPVAINVELDKVGRDNDGGDLMIGGKHDEAIPDFYVKVLGTEDRPSNLGTITTNAQTTDDEELGGEYGLENVYISTHEDYVAGESYASLTIRNGFDGQWSVDLVDADDFLGDLILGTGTAVNDLIVLEARGGGDVTFMGLVDGTTAGIDDVLANDDRAYSYTTGSGNDTFVVTLDGDAVDAAGVGPESFAIITGGGDDTVDIISVDGVSQRTMFILDNLSIETGDGADRVTINGYERFDIQTGAGDDYVEITSVDPADGSTDVWTFGATTGVQPFVDRVLYKSELTVTFAGFESTVTVDTDAAGNFVADQVIINAAIIEAIEQSTVLSELLDYNLGSSDQFLVITSDFDGANELAVDLFQPTLVAADAVAGEVVLSSGDLTAIRRGIINTTVLTSADLENEAEVIAEFNDGTTANLGDGSLSQTGNDISTDQFDYQFLAANADATANATIEQNYSVINTSTGNDIVVLHSNEASANTLVFDSEFNYLTVVNFFDDAARTVTGNHILDFTYYLDNQQDPSDAPAGNAQSVVDIGITYDGPETAAAGDDLVGNEFTIVKPTFDDDDTFNGLTASNFLAAINDDDGTADYADIDNDTLDAADSPFGDNFVGTVQDHIVFVENNDNRGEYKVFYLTSELDADGNVDNADGDFETATLLGTIDFGAEITGDPISMANLLGSDDPTGDGTTSWYEYYMNDVLLGEGSPTDPTDPTDPTDPTDPTDPTDPTDPTNETVSVNATTATDGALDADGADVTFEIAGFATYTQEIINFKPGDVLDFPADNTPTVINSSFTDGIVDVQYAFGGFVTTVELTGLDAALDQTLLGVQSFEDVFGAGTIV; from the coding sequence ATGGCAGTAACAAGAGAGCAGGTTGCACAAATATATGTGGCTACATTTAACAGAGCCCCACTTGACGCGGGTCTTGACTATTGGGCAGGAAGTGGCTTTACCATTGAACAGATTGCCACCAGTTTTTTTGATCAGCCTGAAGCCCAGGCCATCTATACGGATGACGGGGAACCGATCTCCAGTGAGGAATTTGTTACCAGAATTTTTGACAACCTTTTTAACCGCGAGCCGGCTGAAGCCGGTCTTGAATACTGGTCCACAGCCCTGGATGAGGGTACTGTATCCCAGGCTGAAATGATTCTGGCCGTAGCGAACGGCGCAACAGGTGTCGATGCTGCGATATTGGCCAATAAGACAAAAGTCGGTCTCTATTACGCGGACCAGGGTGGAGAAGAGACTACTTACTACCTTATCGACATAGACGAGACGGATGAGAGTGTAGAAGCTGCTAAAGATGAAATTGATCACATATTGGATCCTGACGTTGAAAAATCCTTTACCGCAGGCACGGATGACATTACCGGCGGCGCAGGCGATGATACCTTTGAAGCCCCCATCGTCCAGAACCCCTGGGCCGGCGGCGTGTCAAACTCCCTCTCCACTGCTGACAGTCTCGACGGTGGTGCCGGCACCGATTCTCTTTATGCGGAACTGGTTCCTGAATACTACGGTGTGACCGGTGATAACACGATGGATATTCAGCCGCATATTCAGAATGTTGAAGATATCCAGTTTGAATCCATGGATGTCCTGGACGGCCACACGACTATTACGGTCGATGCCAAAAACATCACCGATGTCGACCACATCGGTTCTGCCTACTCAGACGGCGATCTGGTTATCGAAAACCTGACCACCCTGACATCCGATGGCGTTGCCCGGAATACCGATACCATCACCGTTACCATGGATCACACCGACAACTTCAATCACGATGGTGACGCTTCTGACCTGAAAGTGCTTTTTGACGAAGACTACCTGCTTTCCGGACAGAGTGTCCAGTCCGCGGCCATTTACTACCTGCTGGACCAGGATGCCGATATGAACAATACCGACGTTGATGGTGACGGTACTGTGGATCTGCTGGCCTACATTAACACAAACGGGTTGCGTTTTACGATTGACGGCGGTGAAGAACTGGTTCTTGAGTTTGACCAGGACTTGCTGACCACTGCGGACATGTCCCAACGCGTTCTCAATCACGATGATTTTGTTGCTGCCCTGCAGGGTTCGCTCCAGGCTTTGATCGCTTCAGGCGACGTCCCGGCCGACACGACTCTCACCGTAGATTACACCACCACCAGGACCACTTTCCTGGATGACGGCAGTGTTTCCTCTCTGATTCCGGCCATCGTTCTTGCGTCCCAGAGCACTGCAGGCCTTGAGTCTGTCGGATTCCTTTGGGTAGAAGACCTGTCTGGCGATTTTAACGTTTACGGGCGTCTGGATGATGAGGAAGGCGTTGATGAAAACCCCGTTGCCATCAACGTTGAGCTGGACAAGGTTGGCCGTGATAATGACGGCGGCGATCTGATGATCGGTGGTAAGCACGATGAAGCAATTCCCGATTTCTATGTGAAAGTTCTGGGAACCGAAGACAGACCGAGCAACCTTGGTACCATTACCACCAATGCACAAACAACTGACGATGAAGAATTGGGCGGGGAATATGGTCTGGAAAACGTATACATCTCGACCCATGAAGACTATGTGGCCGGGGAATCCTACGCCAGCCTGACAATACGCAATGGTTTCGACGGTCAGTGGTCCGTGGACCTGGTGGACGCAGATGACTTCCTGGGTGATCTGATCCTGGGTACCGGAACCGCGGTCAATGATCTGATCGTCCTCGAAGCCAGAGGCGGTGGTGACGTTACCTTTATGGGTCTGGTTGATGGTACGACAGCTGGCATTGACGATGTATTGGCCAATGACGACCGTGCCTACAGCTACACCACCGGCAGTGGCAACGACACCTTTGTCGTGACTTTGGACGGTGATGCGGTTGACGCTGCCGGCGTAGGCCCGGAAAGCTTTGCCATCATCACCGGCGGCGGGGATGATACCGTTGACATTATCAGTGTGGACGGCGTATCCCAGCGGACCATGTTCATTCTCGACAACCTCTCCATTGAGACGGGTGACGGTGCAGACCGCGTCACCATCAACGGCTATGAGCGTTTCGATATCCAAACCGGAGCGGGTGATGATTATGTTGAAATCACCTCTGTTGATCCGGCTGACGGTTCTACCGACGTATGGACTTTCGGTGCCACCACCGGCGTACAGCCCTTTGTTGACCGCGTTCTCTATAAATCAGAACTGACGGTTACCTTTGCCGGGTTTGAAAGCACTGTTACGGTTGACACCGACGCAGCAGGCAACTTTGTAGCCGATCAGGTAATCATCAACGCAGCCATCATTGAAGCCATTGAACAAAGCACGGTTCTCAGCGAATTGCTGGATTATAACCTGGGCTCAAGTGATCAGTTCCTGGTCATCACTTCCGACTTTGACGGCGCCAACGAACTGGCCGTGGACCTGTTCCAGCCGACTCTGGTGGCTGCTGATGCCGTGGCTGGTGAAGTTGTCCTTTCCAGTGGCGACCTGACTGCCATCCGCAGGGGCATTATCAACACCACCGTTCTGACCTCCGCTGATTTGGAAAATGAGGCTGAAGTTATTGCTGAATTCAACGACGGCACTACTGCCAACCTGGGTGATGGTTCCCTGAGCCAGACCGGTAATGACATCAGTACCGATCAGTTTGACTACCAGTTCCTGGCTGCGAATGCCGACGCAACAGCCAATGCCACCATTGAACAAAATTATTCGGTTATCAATACCTCAACCGGTAACGACATCGTTGTGCTCCACTCCAACGAAGCTTCTGCCAACACCCTGGTATTTGATTCCGAATTCAACTATCTGACGGTTGTCAACTTCTTCGATGACGCAGCTCGCACCGTGACCGGTAACCATATCCTCGACTTTACCTATTACCTGGACAACCAGCAGGATCCGTCGGATGCCCCTGCAGGCAATGCCCAGTCTGTGGTTGATATTGGGATTACCTACGATGGTCCGGAAACTGCTGCTGCCGGTGATGACCTGGTCGGCAATGAATTCACCATTGTCAAGCCTACGTTTGATGATGACGATACCTTTAATGGCCTGACCGCATCCAATTTCCTGGCTGCCATCAACGATGATGACGGAACCGCAGATTATGCCGACATTGACAACGATACGCTTGATGCCGCTGATTCTCCCTTTGGCGATAACTTTGTCGGTACCGTACAGGATCACATTGTTTTCGTTGAAAATAATGACAACCGTGGTGAATACAAAGTCTTCTATCTGACTTCCGAGCTTGATGCCGATGGTAATGTCGACAATGCCGACGGAGACTTTGAGACCGCAACACTGCTCGGAACCATCGACTTCGGCGCCGAAATTACCGGCGATCCGATCAGCATGGCCAATCTATTGGGCAGTGACGACCCGACCGGCGACGGTACGACCAGCTGGTATGAATACTACATGAATGATGTTCTTTTGGGTGAAGGTTCCCCTACAGATCCTACAGATCCTACAGATCCTACAGATCCTACAGATCCTACAGATCCTACAGATCCTACAGATCCTACTAATGAAACCGTATCTGTTAATGCTACGACAGCAACAGACGGAGCACTTGATGCCGATGGTGCCGATGTCACTTTTGAGATTGCCGGATTTGCAACCTACACCCAGGAAATCATCAATTTTAAACCCGGTGATGTTCTGGACTTCCCTGCAGACAATACACCAACCGTTATTAACTCTAGTTTTACCGATGGAATCGTAGATGTCCAGTATGCCTTCGGCGGATTCGTGACTACTGTCGAACTGACCGGATTAGATGCTGCTCTCGATCAGACATTACTAGGTGTTCAAAGCTTTGAAGATGTATTTGGCGCAGGCACGATTGTCTAA
- a CDS encoding beta strand repeat-containing protein: MANVFLNADETGVKIANDGDLVFGKSGDESVNILAGVTGVVLDQNIEGVTLDGNKADYTFEQAGNQLLIKSGGATVATVPIQVDADGTQLTFDDGTFNAVFNSGVIEVGSDPVDPTDPTDPTDPTDGETFTLTTGADNGEDFVGTTGDDSYVASLGTLNANDSLDGGDGDDTLDAELTGNLNNTITVANIEDISFEVLAGLTTVDTTNYSGVDSYTSDGVGALTLNNLNGSSAALVKDGNSSALTANYAAGTVAGGNDTQNIELQDSTGGLITLGAGVEAVVVTSETGDTSTAQLAAPGALMLTVNGGGTVTLGNTANPISNTITTIDARDTAAVTLTAAGAATASYLTGGGNDSLTLNVDIGAAASNLISMGGGDDTVKLTAAQTAVNPATIVGVENVAFTNVAPGALDLANSSGDIAFDIQNGGGLTLNNVQSGISLGASTAGGVADLEVNYRTNVMGEELTIDLGRAMTGTAGTTNGGDLEVTNLNSLVLNFNASAASNLNTGGILVDATAAGTDVTEIFTVNNNGTGAVTLGLIADAAAGGTTDITDVVLNAATGAIIDGGIANAQDLTNVSMTAGDGAITTAAYGVGAGASTKLDSVTLTATGAAIDDAGVVAVVEFTTANVAGVSTIELNAAGGAIGATSAIDFVNTVGGFDDVTITGAKAVTANITAGGTGTVDTVTSTNTNSVTLTIADAGLAAGETGTTVKLGNASVGNANTLVTGSGNDTITDGTGTDNITAGAGGDAIAISGGNDAITQGAAGAGAAGDGMVGLFNDTDGSTTVTDGDTLTFVNDVDTITGFTVSNGGAVTDTLTIASVGGAITGGGGALDAGFAAAGTGAIADDTYALVRGDYANGVFTVNAATGADQAVIYDGDAAVGTISSETIILMGIGGTGLTVTSDLLFT; encoded by the coding sequence ATGGCCAATGTATTTCTCAACGCAGACGAAACTGGTGTTAAAATCGCTAATGATGGTGACTTGGTTTTCGGCAAATCCGGTGATGAAAGCGTAAATATTCTCGCGGGTGTTACTGGCGTTGTGCTTGATCAGAATATTGAAGGTGTTACGCTTGATGGCAACAAAGCAGATTACACTTTCGAACAGGCTGGTAACCAGTTGCTGATTAAATCCGGCGGCGCAACTGTGGCTACCGTTCCTATTCAGGTCGATGCTGACGGCACCCAGCTGACTTTTGATGATGGTACTTTTAATGCTGTTTTTAATTCCGGCGTGATTGAAGTTGGAAGCGATCCTGTTGATCCTACTGATCCTACTGATCCCACCGATCCCACCGACGGGGAAACCTTTACCCTGACGACTGGTGCCGATAACGGTGAAGATTTCGTTGGTACTACAGGAGATGATTCTTATGTAGCCTCTCTTGGTACCTTGAATGCAAATGATTCTCTGGACGGGGGTGATGGCGATGACACTCTGGATGCAGAGCTGACAGGTAATTTAAACAACACGATTACTGTTGCTAATATCGAAGATATCAGCTTCGAAGTACTTGCTGGTTTGACTACAGTAGATACAACCAACTATTCAGGTGTTGACTCTTATACCTCAGACGGTGTCGGTGCTTTAACACTTAACAACCTGAATGGCAGCAGTGCTGCACTTGTAAAAGATGGGAATTCAAGTGCGTTAACAGCCAACTATGCTGCAGGCACAGTTGCGGGTGGTAATGATACCCAAAACATTGAGTTACAAGACTCCACGGGTGGCCTTATTACACTGGGCGCTGGTGTTGAAGCTGTTGTAGTGACTTCTGAAACAGGTGATACAAGTACTGCTCAGCTTGCAGCACCAGGCGCTTTAATGTTGACTGTTAATGGTGGTGGTACCGTTACCCTTGGTAATACTGCCAATCCGATTAGTAATACAATAACAACAATTGATGCACGTGATACAGCGGCTGTAACACTAACCGCTGCAGGTGCTGCAACAGCTTCTTATCTGACAGGTGGTGGGAATGACTCTTTAACTCTTAATGTTGATATCGGCGCTGCTGCAAGTAATTTAATTTCAATGGGTGGTGGAGATGATACAGTTAAGTTAACTGCAGCACAAACAGCGGTTAACCCTGCAACAATCGTTGGTGTTGAAAACGTTGCCTTCACTAATGTCGCGCCAGGCGCTCTCGACCTTGCCAACTCTTCCGGCGATATTGCATTCGACATTCAAAACGGTGGTGGTTTAACCCTAAATAATGTCCAGTCAGGTATTTCACTCGGTGCTTCAACTGCAGGAGGAGTTGCCGATCTTGAAGTGAATTACCGTACAAATGTTATGGGCGAAGAACTTACTATTGACTTAGGCCGTGCCATGACAGGTACTGCTGGTACCACGAATGGCGGTGACTTAGAAGTTACCAATTTGAATAGCTTGGTATTGAATTTCAATGCTTCAGCTGCTAGTAATCTGAATACTGGTGGTATTTTGGTTGATGCAACCGCTGCAGGTACTGATGTCACTGAAATATTCACCGTTAATAACAATGGTACGGGTGCCGTCACTCTTGGTTTGATTGCCGATGCTGCTGCGGGTGGAACAACAGATATTACAGATGTCGTACTTAATGCAGCGACCGGGGCCATTATTGATGGCGGTATTGCCAATGCACAAGACCTGACTAATGTCTCTATGACAGCTGGTGACGGTGCAATTACTACTGCAGCATATGGTGTAGGAGCTGGTGCTTCAACTAAACTTGACAGCGTGACCTTGACTGCAACTGGGGCTGCCATTGATGATGCTGGTGTTGTTGCTGTAGTAGAATTCACTACGGCCAATGTTGCCGGGGTATCGACCATTGAGCTGAATGCGGCAGGTGGGGCTATTGGTGCAACAAGTGCAATTGATTTTGTCAATACAGTAGGCGGTTTTGATGATGTAACGATTACTGGTGCAAAAGCTGTAACTGCCAACATCACTGCTGGGGGTACTGGAACAGTTGATACTGTTACGTCTACGAACACTAACTCTGTAACCTTGACCATCGCCGATGCCGGTCTTGCAGCAGGTGAAACTGGAACGACTGTCAAACTGGGCAATGCCTCAGTTGGTAACGCAAACACACTTGTTACCGGTTCTGGTAATGATACCATCACCGATGGTACAGGCACTGATAACATTACAGCGGGTGCTGGTGGAGATGCCATCGCTATAAGTGGTGGTAATGATGCAATCACTCAGGGCGCTGCTGGTGCTGGTGCTGCTGGTGATGGTATGGTTGGTCTGTTCAATGATACTGATGGCAGTACGACTGTTACTGACGGGGATACCTTAACATTTGTAAACGATGTTGATACAATCACCGGATTCACTGTATCTAATGGCGGGGCCGTGACAGATACCCTGACTATTGCGAGTGTTGGTGGAGCAATTACTGGTGGAGGCGGAGCGCTTGACGCTGGTTTTGCAGCCGCCGGTACTGGTGCGATTGCAGATGATACATACGCTCTTGTACGGGGTGATTATGCCAATGGCGTATTTACTGTTAACGCAGCAACAGGTGCTGACCAAGCCGTCATCTATGATGGTGATGCTGCTGTTGGTACAATTTCATCTGAAACCATTATCCTGATGGGCATTGGCGGTACTGGTTTGACAGTGACTAGTGACCTGCTCTTCACGTAA